A genomic stretch from Candidatus Brocadiia bacterium includes:
- a CDS encoding peptidylprolyl isomerase, translating to MFKRLTIATVIAVLIGGFYMNIHSEENDNANIKTTTPVLKVSIEIPKSMVNLGENVDINFTLANLSQQKTDVIKPILDVDSVSFELSHTPDQGKPYSFTYTIINPSVYEHSRDKMEKITLDKFGLPGSTNKITFSIPAIKQGRWTAKAFYKGGPNTVNSEVASFASLPPAQDAAKAGMKSNNNEVTATIETNKGNMTLRFFPEDAPNHVINFIQLARKGFYNNLIFHRVIKDFMIQGGCPEKTGRGGPGYNVKGEFNQRQHLKGTLSMARSKSNDSGGSQFFICLEARPDLDRNYTVFGEILEGINVLETIGNAPTSGSQGKTPDRPLEDMVIKNVTVQTRPVVEPAPSGK from the coding sequence ATGTTCAAAAGATTAACCATAGCAACCGTAATAGCCGTACTCATCGGAGGATTTTATATGAATATCCACAGCGAAGAAAACGATAACGCTAATATCAAAACAACAACACCGGTTCTTAAAGTATCCATAGAAATTCCCAAGAGTATGGTCAATCTGGGCGAAAATGTTGACATAAACTTTACTTTGGCCAACCTTTCCCAGCAAAAGACCGATGTTATCAAGCCGATATTGGATGTTGACTCGGTTTCGTTCGAACTATCCCATACGCCGGACCAGGGTAAACCGTACAGCTTCACTTATACCATTATAAATCCTTCTGTTTACGAGCATTCCCGCGATAAGATGGAAAAAATAACTCTGGATAAGTTCGGGCTGCCCGGCAGCACAAATAAGATAACATTTTCCATTCCGGCCATAAAACAGGGGCGATGGACAGCCAAAGCTTTTTATAAAGGCGGGCCTAACACTGTCAACTCAGAGGTAGCCTCATTCGCATCCCTGCCGCCGGCCCAGGATGCGGCCAAGGCCGGTATGAAATCAAACAACAACGAAGTGACCGCTACTATCGAAACCAACAAAGGCAATATGACCCTTCGTTTCTTCCCTGAGGACGCGCCGAACCATGTAATAAATTTCATCCAACTGGCCAGGAAGGGCTTCTATAATAACCTGATTTTCCACCGGGTCATCAAGGATTTTATGATTCAGGGCGGCTGTCCGGAAAAAACCGGCCGGGGCGGTCCGGGATATAATGTAAAAGGCGAATTTAACCAGCGTCAGCATCTCAAGGGAACGCTTTCAATGGCCAGAAGTAAGAGCAACGACAGCGGCGGCAGTCAGTTTTTCATCTGTCTGGAAGCAAGACCTGACTTGGATAGAAATTACACCGTATTCGGCGAGATACTGGAAGGCATCAACGTGCTGGAAACCATCGGAAATGCCCCGACCAGCGGATCACAGGGTAAAACGCCAGACCGGCCGCTGGAAGATATGGTAATCAAGAATGTTACCGTCCAGACCAGGCCGGTGGTTGAACCAGCGCCATCCGGCAAATAA
- a CDS encoding ribonuclease Z, whose product MKVTFLGSGTGIPYTRRASPGILVESGNIRLLMDSGPGALRQLAQLGINSHQISHLLYTHFHPDHTSDLITFLFTARYQITSPLKNGLTRATQKFINSHKTGFRTAPLTIIAPKGLNKFYRNILNLYYKWIVPTTYKLTLKEVLESSFKVGNLNIKSSEMKHEKYSVGYRLTTPGGKSLVYSGDTEYCPNIVRLAKNSDVLVLEASAPDEVAMPYHLRPLTSARIASEVNPRKLILTHLYPVCDEHNITNQVHSHWPGKVETALDFKSFKL is encoded by the coding sequence ATGAAAGTCACTTTTCTTGGTTCCGGAACAGGGATACCTTATACTCGGCGTGCTTCGCCCGGGATACTGGTTGAGTCAGGTAACATCCGTTTGCTTATGGACTCCGGCCCCGGCGCCTTAAGGCAGCTGGCTCAGCTGGGCATCAATTCACATCAGATTAGCCACCTGCTTTATACCCATTTTCACCCGGACCATACCAGCGACCTGATTACGTTCCTGTTCACAGCCCGTTACCAGATAACATCGCCCTTAAAAAACGGTCTGACCCGAGCAACACAAAAGTTCATTAATAGCCATAAAACCGGATTTCGAACCGCCCCGCTGACAATCATCGCGCCTAAGGGATTGAATAAATTCTACCGGAATATCCTTAACCTCTATTATAAGTGGATCGTACCCACTACCTATAAATTGACACTTAAAGAAGTACTGGAAAGTTCCTTCAAAGTCGGCAATCTCAATATCAAATCATCTGAGATGAAGCACGAAAAGTACAGCGTAGGTTATCGGCTGACAACTCCTGGCGGAAAAAGCCTGGTTTATTCAGGCGATACTGAATACTGCCCGAACATCGTACGGCTGGCCAAGAACTCCGATGTTCTGGTCTTAGAGGCCTCGGCTCCGGATGAAGTAGCTATGCCCTACCATCTCAGACCGCTGACCTCGGCCCGGATAGCATCCGAAGTAAACCCGAGAAAGCTTATTCTGACCCATCTTTATCCGGTCTGCGACGAACATAACATTACCAATCAGGTGCATAGTCATTGGCCCGGCAAAGTGGAAACAGCATTGGATTTCAAGAGTTTTAAACTGTAA
- the groL gene encoding chaperonin GroEL (60 kDa chaperone family; promotes refolding of misfolded polypeptides especially under stressful conditions; forms two stacked rings of heptamers to form a barrel-shaped 14mer; ends can be capped by GroES; misfolded proteins enter the barrel where they are refolded when GroES binds), whose amino-acid sequence MSKNVVFDEQIRLLLKKGVDKTVRAVKYTYGPAGRAVMIDKGWGSPSVTRDGASVADEIDLIDPQENLGAQMVKAAASKTNDDTGDGSTTTVILVGAIFTEGLKHVTAGGNAMAIGRGIKKAVAKLTEEIKKISEPVKVERSKTNKIINQIATVAAGNDPVIGKFIADAMDKVLADGVITIEEGKGTETDVKIVEGMQFDRGFVSPYFITNQEKMEVILNNPYILIYEDKISNQNDLIPLMESLIKEKRPLLIIAEDIEGDALATLVVNKVKGTLECAAVKAPGYGDRRKEMIEDIAIMTGGKAVFKDLGVNIKKLPKEYLGTARKVIIDSENTTIVEGAGTSKEIKARTEKIRSEMAKSDSDYDREKLQERLARFSGGIAQINIGASTETELKGKKERAESALSAVKAALEEGVVTGGGIALLRITSALDKLKFEGDEQIGVEVIRKALELPFRQLIENSGREPSSIRRKLNLSTKPDWGFDIQAGEIRNMTEAGILDATKVVRTALQNAASVAELLLTTNAAITDIKEKNGGGPQMPPGGMPGMGGMPGMGGMPGMGGMPDMGGMPDMGGMDMRGMGMD is encoded by the coding sequence ATGTCAAAGAATGTAGTTTTCGATGAACAGATACGGCTTTTGCTTAAAAAAGGCGTAGACAAAACGGTCCGGGCGGTTAAATACACCTATGGCCCGGCCGGACGGGCGGTGATGATTGACAAGGGCTGGGGCAGCCCGTCCGTTACCCGGGACGGGGCCAGCGTAGCAGACGAAATCGATCTGATTGACCCGCAAGAAAATCTGGGAGCCCAGATGGTCAAAGCGGCCGCCTCTAAAACAAATGACGATACCGGCGACGGCTCAACCACTACCGTTATCCTGGTCGGTGCGATATTCACCGAAGGGCTCAAACACGTCACCGCCGGCGGCAACGCCATGGCCATAGGCCGGGGGATCAAAAAGGCTGTCGCCAAACTGACCGAAGAAATTAAAAAGATATCAGAACCGGTCAAGGTCGAACGCAGCAAAACCAACAAAATAATCAACCAGATAGCCACTGTGGCGGCCGGCAACGACCCGGTCATCGGGAAATTCATAGCTGACGCCATGGACAAGGTCTTGGCCGACGGCGTCATTACCATCGAAGAAGGCAAAGGCACCGAAACCGATGTCAAAATCGTCGAGGGTATGCAATTCGACCGCGGTTTCGTGTCGCCCTACTTCATAACTAACCAGGAAAAGATGGAAGTTATCCTGAACAACCCATACATTCTTATCTACGAAGACAAAATCTCCAACCAGAATGATTTAATCCCGCTGATGGAGTCGCTCATCAAGGAAAAACGCCCGCTTCTTATTATCGCCGAGGACATTGAAGGCGATGCCCTGGCTACGCTGGTCGTCAATAAAGTTAAAGGCACGCTGGAATGCGCCGCGGTCAAAGCGCCCGGTTACGGCGACCGCCGGAAGGAAATGATTGAAGACATCGCTATAATGACCGGCGGCAAGGCCGTATTCAAAGACCTGGGCGTAAACATCAAGAAACTGCCTAAGGAATACCTGGGCACAGCCCGCAAGGTCATTATCGATTCGGAAAATACCACCATCGTCGAAGGCGCCGGAACTTCCAAGGAAATTAAAGCACGTACCGAAAAAATAAGGTCAGAGATGGCCAAAAGCGATTCCGATTACGACCGGGAAAAACTCCAGGAACGACTGGCCCGGTTCAGCGGCGGAATCGCACAGATAAACATAGGCGCGTCCACCGAAACCGAACTCAAGGGCAAGAAAGAGCGGGCTGAGTCGGCACTGTCAGCCGTTAAGGCGGCCCTGGAAGAAGGCGTAGTCACGGGCGGCGGAATTGCGCTGCTCCGTATCACCAGCGCGCTGGATAAACTTAAGTTCGAAGGCGACGAACAGATTGGCGTCGAGGTCATCAGAAAAGCCCTGGAACTGCCCTTCCGCCAACTCATTGAAAACAGCGGACGCGAACCGTCATCAATACGACGCAAACTCAACTTATCCACTAAACCAGACTGGGGATTTGATATCCAAGCCGGCGAAATCCGCAACATGACCGAAGCAGGCATCCTGGACGCCACCAAGGTAGTTCGGACTGCATTACAAAACGCGGCCAGCGTAGCTGAACTGCTTTTAACCACCAACGCCGCAATCACCGATATCAAGGAAAAAAATGGGGGCGGACCGCAGATGCCTCCGGGCGGAATGCCCGGCATGGGCGGTATGCCTGGTATGGGTGGAATGCCCGGAATGGGTGGTATGCCCGATATGGGTGGTATGCCCGATATGGGTGGCATGGATATGCGCGGAATGGGTATGGATTAA
- a CDS encoding co-chaperone GroES: MNIRPLEDRIVIKPLEEKTTTAGGIILPDTVKEKPQRGEVVAAGSGKIMTSGKKAPLILKKGDTVIFGKYAGTEIKVDEKTYIIMKEDEILARIE; encoded by the coding sequence ATGAATATCAGACCGTTAGAAGACAGAATCGTGATAAAACCACTTGAGGAAAAAACTACCACTGCCGGCGGAATCATCCTGCCGGATACAGTCAAGGAAAAACCCCAGAGGGGCGAGGTCGTAGCGGCCGGCTCCGGTAAAATTATGACCAGCGGTAAAAAAGCTCCTCTGATCCTAAAAAAAGGAGATACCGTCATATTCGGCAAATACGCCGGAACAGAAATCAAGGTCGACGAGAAAACTTACATCATAATGAAGGAAGACGAAATCCTGGCCCGGATAGAATAA